The Vibrio rhizosphaerae genome contains the following window.
GGCCTTTCAGGGTCGATATACCTAGCCAGCCGAGATAACTGCCTCCCGCGATCTGAATCAGTGCGAACCAGACCGGATGAGTATGGACAATCAGACTGATACCGGTCAGGCTGAGAATCGAATGGGTCAAAATACCGAATGAGAGGCCGAGCGCAATATAAATGCCAGTGCTTCTGCCATAGCGGGTGGCATTTTGAACCACCAGTGCGAAATCCGGACCCGGACTCATTAAGGCGATCCAGTGGATACTCGCGAGCGTCAGGAGAATGTGGGATTCAGTGAGCATGTCTGTCGGTTTTTCTCTCGGTTATTTCGGCTTTGTATCAAATGATTATTTTTCTATTACAACGACAGGGCGTTTACGATGATGCGCACGAATCCCATCATAACTAAAGAGTATCAACGCTCCCCAGATAAACAGAAAGGTTGTGGCTTTATCGGTGCTAAAGGGCTCGTCGTAAAATAAAGTCGCCAGAATAAACATCATACTTGGGCCGATATATTGAAAGAACCCCAGCGTTGAAAGCTTCATCCGGGTCGCGGCACCGGCAAAACAGAGCAGGGGCAGCGTGGTGACCACACCGGCCATCGCAAGCAGTAGATTCAAATGGAATGAATTGTTAGCCAAATTACTGGTCGTAGAGTTGGCAAAACCAAACAAATAGACCAGAGCCACAGGAACTAAAATCGCTGTTTCAATAAATAAACCATTCAAGGCACTAACCATGACTTTTTTGCGTAACAGTCCGTAAATCCCGAATGAACTGGCAAGTGCAATGGCAATCACAGGGATCGAACCAAACAGCATGAGCTGGATCACCACACCAACGGTGGCAAGTGCCACGGCAATCCATTGCAGAATTCTTAGGCGCTCGCTGAGAAACACCATCCCCAGGATCACATTGAGTAATGGATTGATGAAATAACCGAGACTGGCATCCAGCAGATGATGATTATTAATGGCCCAGATAAAAATCAACCAGTTGCTGCCAATTAACACTGAGGTGGCGATTAAATAATAAATTTTACGCCGGTCAGACAGCAGATTACGGAT
Protein-coding sequences here:
- the rarD gene encoding EamA family transporter RarD, with amino-acid sequence MNEEQQARQGVLFALAAYLMWGIAPVYFKMLDTMNPVEIICHRILWSFVLLAVLLYFGKQWPMIRNLLSDRRKIYYLIATSVLIGSNWLIFIWAINNHHLLDASLGYFINPLLNVILGMVFLSERLRILQWIAVALATVGVVIQLMLFGSIPVIAIALASSFGIYGLLRKKVMVSALNGLFIETAILVPVALVYLFGFANSTTSNLANNSFHLNLLLAMAGVVTTLPLLCFAGAATRMKLSTLGFFQYIGPSMMFILATLFYDEPFSTDKATTFLFIWGALILFSYDGIRAHHRKRPVVVIEK